The Macadamia integrifolia cultivar HAES 741 chromosome 4, SCU_Mint_v3, whole genome shotgun sequence genome contains the following window.
GGTCCTGGATCTCCCTCCGGGCCAGCCACTAACCTGTGTTGTGCAGGTCTGCGTCACCCGGAATCGTGCAACAACACAATGGATAATTTTTATACTCATCAGGCTTTGTGGTTAACTTTATGGATCTCTTAATGAATTTAGTCCCTACACTAAAGAGGAAATAGTTAACTCTTCACAGTAAGGCCTTAAGATGCTAGCCAACAAACCTGGAAATGAAAAGGAGTATGAGGTTTTGAAGACATGGGAGAGACATTCTGAACAGGCAATAATGTAGAGAAGTCAAATCCTGAAATAAAACAGAGGAGAAGATCAAAAACACTAAAGAAGCAAATTCAGTAGTCTCTAACCTTCAAGCCCCAGTAAGAAATATTCAGTAATACTTCATATAATCGAAATGAAATGTTCTACCTTAAATTGGATCATTACCTGATGGTGAAACTGTAGTTGAAGGTAGATGATGTGCTTTTGTGTATAATAAAAGCGACAAATCGTCCTCATTACCATGATTATACATAGTCCTGGAAACATTTAGATCACAGTGTCAAGGAAAGGTTGAATAGATGTAATAATCAGAATGATTTGCCAATGACTAATCAATATCAATAGatagagaaaaggaaaatggtACCTCGATTTATCGTTCGATTTCTCAAGATTTGGTGAAGCTGATTAAGAGACAGAGTGAATGAAGAAAAGTAAAATGAGTAGTAATGTTCAACTAAACTAAGatttgttgagagagagagagagagagagtgtgttacAAGGTGCAATATAATGTGAATGATGCCTTGGAAATTCTGGTCTGAAGCATACTTTGGTAAGAGCCACCTTGTGAGCATATTTTTCACAAGCAAGAAGCCTCTAATAAACACATCCATTCAAGTTCAGTGACAAGTAAAAGTCATCAACAGCTGTTGTTTGATACATAATAGTAATGGAGCTTCAGAGGTaatgagccttttttttttttttttttaggttttttgtaAATAGTAGTGATTGAATGATAATTATATATAAGTAGATAACACAAACCCACCTGTTTTAAACGATGAATCCGAAGTTCTACCTCTGAAACCACATTATTCTTTGAGAGCCTAAATTCAAGATTGGTGGAGACAGTTCCCAGGTGATCAACAACAGTAACTACAGACCTGCAAATATACTCCTTTGTATTCTCCATCACCCTGTACAAAAACCAATCCACATTCTCATTTTAGGGAAGATGAAATTTCACTACAAATTGTTAGCATGgtcatatgattttttttttttttgacaggtATCCAGGCCTGACTAGTCCCCGGGTCTATACTGACCCCATAACCCCATGGACCAGATCATACTGGGGTAGAATGAGAACAATTCAACTTTCTCCAAaaacagtgaagaacactaaacattCCCATGTGAGGGCTTTACACAAAACCACACATTTCCTAAGGCgaagatcccttgccaactcggcaaCCCCCcttggtaggggtgtcaatcggtcggttcagtttggtttcggtctaGTTGAATCGGTTTCAATCTACGAATGAGCGA
Protein-coding sequences here:
- the LOC122077167 gene encoding probable protein ABIL5 is translated as METIMDTQMQHDINGSPEEADQSNDLTRFQKSLQELKDLRSQLHFAADYCERTFLKANEKKLVMENTKEYICRSVVTVVDHLGTVSTNLEFRLSKNNVVSEVELRIHRLKQRLLACEKYAHKVALTKVCFRPEFPRHHSHYIAPSSPNLEKSNDKSRTMYNHGNEDDLSLLLYTKAHHLPSTTVSPSGFDFSTLLPVQNVSPMSSKPHTPFHFQVMKKLPHKERAKRSVYGNDFLVLLRRSKQAI